A window of the Vigna angularis cultivar LongXiaoDou No.4 chromosome 3, ASM1680809v1, whole genome shotgun sequence genome harbors these coding sequences:
- the LOC108321977 gene encoding zinc finger protein ZAT5, with amino-acid sequence MEAPEELSLGGSKDHANIVKGKRTKRVRPQSPIPFSVTANSSTGEGEREDCCNVDDNTNTNTNKNYDINNNNIIVNNINNNNNSPTTSSAGLQDSTDEEEDMANCLILLAQGQSRESPKHVEEDVGMNYAKYSSRKFLEAATLGSSRAGYYVYECKTCNRTFPSFQALGGHRASHKKLKAIVPIPQEKKHQHLLSSDEDDFQLKPNNKSPFSLQLGTKASLYNKSKVHECSICGAEFTSGQALGGHMRRHRAPVGIPTTLSFTPLTLEPEEDHPRKKRNVLNLELDLNLPAPEDDQRESKFSFASKQQQQQQHGQKKQQQQQQQQQQPQTSLVLTAPALVDCHY; translated from the coding sequence ATGGAAGCACCAGAGGAACTCTCTCTGGGGGGGTCCAAAGATCACGCCAACATTGTCAAGGGGAAAAGAACCAAAAGGGTCAGACCACAATCCCCTATCCCCTTCTCTGTCACCGCCAATTCCTCCACcggagaaggagaaagagaagattGCTGCAATGTTGATGacaacaccaacaccaacaccaacaaaaattatgatattaataataacaacatcatcgtcaacaacatcaacaacaacaacaactctcCCACCACTTCCTCTGCAGGATTACAAGACAGCACGGATGAAGAGGAGGACATGGCCAATTGCCTCATCCTTCTGGCACAAGGACAATCTCGGGAATCTCCAAAACATGTCGAGGAAGATGTGGGAATGAACTACGCCAAGTACAGCAGTAGGAAATTCTTGGAGGCGGCCACCTTGGGGTCTAGCAGGGCAGGGTACTATGTTTATGAATGCAAGACATGTAACAGAACTTTCCCTTCTTTTCAAGCACTCGGAGGCCACAGGGCCAGTCACAAGAAGCTTAAGGCAATCGTGCCCATTCCCCAAGAGAAGAAGCACCAACACCTTTTGTCATCGGATGAGGACGACTTTCAATTGAAGCCCAACAATAAATCACCATTTTCCCTTCAACTCGGTACAAAGGCCAGTTTGTACAACAAATCCAAGGTGCACGAGTGCTCCATCTGTGGTGCTGAATTCACATCGGGGCAAGCACTGGGAGGCCACATGAGACGCCACCGCGCACCGGTTGGGATCCCCACCACACTCTCCTTCACCCCATTGACTCTGGAACCGGAAGAAGATCACCCCAGAAAGAAAAGGAATGTCTTGAACTTGGAATTGGATCTCAATCTTCCCGCCCCAGAAGATGATCAAAGAGAATCCAAGTTTTCCTTTGCAtccaagcaacaacaacaacaacaacatggACAGAAAaaacagcagcagcagcagcagcaacaacaacaaccacaaaCAAGTCTTGTCTTAACTGCCCCAGCTTTGGTGGATTGTCATTACTGA
- the LOC128195968 gene encoding 60S ribosomal protein L6, mitochondrial-like, translating into MEAKFFRFLKIVGVGYKARAEAAGRLLYLKLGYSHEVELAVPPAVRVFCFKNNVICCTGIDKQRVHQFAATVRTCKPPEVYKGKGIMYVDEVIKKKQGKKSK; encoded by the coding sequence ATGGAGGCCAAATTTTTTCGCTTTCTCAAGATTGTGGGTGTTGGATACAAAGCCAGAGCTGAAGCTGCAGGACGTCTATTGTATCTCAAATTGGGGTACAGCCATGAGGTGGAATTAGCTGTCCCTCCTGCTGTCCGAGTTTTCTGCTTCAAAAACAATGTAATTTGCTGTACAGGGattgacaaacaaagagtgCACCAGTTTGCAGCCACTGTTCGGACCTGTAAGCCTCCTGAAGTTTACAAAGGCAAGGGCATAATGTATGTTGATGAAGTTATCAAGAAAAAACAAGGAAAGAAGTCTAAATAG